The Candidatus Jordarchaeales archaeon genome includes a window with the following:
- a CDS encoding thiolase family protein, with product MVRKVAVVGYGCLKIGKYGAELSENEMAIKAIKLALEDAGISKEDVDGFVTTPNYLLTLGLQLSVVSEYLRVSPKVAAEIACGGIAAGLALKHAVNEIMLGYADIVVCYGSVKESIRFKNIALIEPGMGIEIYDPVVQPYAVAGVIWAYACSARRYMHEYGATEEHFAAACVRDRNNARYNPWAAFTTPITVEDVLKSPVLCSPLKLLDCSAARDGAAAVILASEEKARKITDTPIYIAGIGEHHDNSSFIPTDSCDKPITSFVATREAARRALDMAKVDVNNVDVAELYAPFSPQELMLPEDIGWFKKGEMVKAIMDGSTEIGGKIPINTDGGLLSRGHPAMVTPLYEVVNIVRQLRGEAGKLQVSGAEVGLMHCEGGMLNNCMVFIFRRGD from the coding sequence ATGGTTCGCAAGGTTGCTGTTGTAGGCTACGGGTGCCTAAAGATCGGCAAATATGGAGCCGAGCTTTCAGAGAACGAAATGGCGATTAAGGCGATAAAGTTGGCTTTGGAAGACGCTGGGATCTCAAAGGAGGACGTTGACGGTTTCGTCACAACTCCAAACTACCTTTTGACACTGGGCCTTCAGCTGTCTGTAGTCTCGGAGTACCTTAGGGTTTCGCCTAAGGTTGCGGCTGAGATCGCATGCGGCGGCATAGCTGCTGGTCTAGCGTTAAAACACGCGGTGAACGAAATAATGCTCGGCTACGCTGACATCGTGGTTTGTTACGGCTCAGTTAAGGAGTCCATACGCTTCAAGAACATAGCGTTAATTGAACCAGGGATGGGCATTGAAATATACGACCCCGTTGTCCAACCCTACGCTGTGGCGGGCGTCATATGGGCTTATGCGTGCTCGGCTAGAAGGTACATGCACGAGTATGGCGCAACCGAAGAACACTTCGCTGCAGCCTGCGTGAGGGATAGGAATAACGCTAGATATAATCCCTGGGCGGCGTTCACCACTCCAATCACCGTTGAAGACGTATTAAAGTCCCCTGTCTTGTGTTCACCGTTAAAGCTCCTAGACTGCTCAGCTGCAAGAGATGGGGCTGCTGCAGTGATACTAGCGTCGGAAGAAAAAGCCCGAAAGATAACCGATACTCCAATATACATTGCTGGCATCGGGGAACATCACGACAATTCGAGCTTCATACCGACTGACAGCTGCGATAAACCTATAACATCATTCGTAGCTACTCGTGAAGCAGCCAGGCGAGCGTTAGACATGGCGAAGGTGGACGTTAACAACGTCGACGTAGCCGAACTTTACGCCCCCTTTAGCCCTCAAGAGCTCATGCTCCCAGAGGACATTGGATGGTTTAAGAAAGGAGAGATGGTTAAGGCGATAATGGACGGTTCCACAGAAATAGGTGGAAAAATTCCGATAAACACCGATGGCGGGCTCCTTTCTAGGGGGCATCCAGCCATGGTCACCCCCCTATACGAGGTAGTGAACATTGTGAGGCAGCTTAGGGGAGAAGCTGGGAAGCTTCAGGTGAGTGGCGCCGAGGTAGGTTTGATGCACTGTGAGGGAGGTATGCTCAACAACTGCATGGTTTTCATTTTCAGGAGAGGTGATTAA
- a CDS encoding Zn-ribbon domain-containing OB-fold protein, with protein sequence MINVAYHPEILYLQPKITSATAKFWEGLKSRKLLAPVCNDCGEVFFPPRAFCPRCLSENLGWRELSGKGKLHSWTEVHYLAPKPYILGVIDLAEGIGRMISRIEAKSDELEIDMPMKIDFVDVSDKLTLFVWKPDRSKSKNTETKSSPQPP encoded by the coding sequence GTGATTAATGTGGCATATCACCCGGAAATACTGTATCTTCAACCAAAGATCACAAGCGCGACGGCAAAATTCTGGGAGGGCCTGAAGAGCAGGAAGCTTCTAGCACCAGTGTGCAACGACTGCGGTGAAGTATTCTTCCCGCCAAGAGCGTTCTGTCCAAGATGCCTTTCAGAGAACTTAGGGTGGAGGGAACTCAGCGGCAAAGGGAAGCTTCACAGCTGGACAGAAGTCCACTATTTAGCCCCAAAACCTTACATACTCGGAGTCATAGACTTAGCGGAAGGCATAGGTAGAATGATCTCCAGAATTGAAGCGAAAAGTGATGAGCTAGAGATAGATATGCCAATGAAAATAGATTTCGTCGACGTTTCAGATAAACTCACCCTCTTCGTGTGGAAACCAGACAGGAGCAAAAGCAAAAACACCGAAACAAAAAGCAGCCCTCAGCCACCTTGA
- a CDS encoding FAD-dependent oxidoreductase, with the protein MLDVIIVGAGPAGLAAAAFTARKKLKTLVLEAASTAGGKPVLLYANKKVDDFIGFPDGVTGLEIGQALERHARRFGAEIKCNSRVVDICRTENGFVVKDENGAEYYAKAVIIAFGVQPLTHAGVKGEDLFKGRGVRYILDDVSEVKGKRVIVVGGGETAVETALRASGVAASVTLVHRRNMLRADESTVEQLVGRVKVLYDTIVEELRGNGWVREVVTLNLETGERQTVAADEVIFCVGHSPETNLLSRLGVQLSDKGEVIVNRRQETNVPGVFAAGDVTGGVMRLSAAIGEGVIAALSAYEYLRKPYWRK; encoded by the coding sequence GTGCTCGACGTTATAATCGTTGGGGCAGGACCTGCTGGGCTTGCAGCTGCGGCATTCACTGCAAGAAAAAAACTTAAAACTCTTGTGCTTGAAGCTGCCTCAACGGCAGGGGGTAAACCTGTCCTTCTCTATGCAAACAAAAAGGTCGATGACTTCATAGGTTTCCCTGACGGAGTCACAGGGCTCGAAATAGGGCAAGCCCTTGAACGCCACGCCAGGAGGTTCGGAGCCGAAATTAAGTGCAATTCAAGGGTCGTAGACATATGTAGGACTGAAAATGGTTTCGTGGTAAAGGATGAAAACGGCGCAGAGTATTATGCTAAAGCTGTTATAATTGCTTTCGGTGTCCAGCCGCTTACCCACGCCGGTGTCAAGGGGGAAGACCTGTTTAAAGGTAGAGGGGTAAGGTACATTCTAGATGACGTTTCAGAGGTTAAGGGGAAGCGTGTCATAGTTGTTGGGGGCGGAGAAACTGCGGTCGAGACTGCGCTAAGAGCCAGCGGAGTTGCAGCTTCGGTCACACTAGTCCATAGGCGTAACATGCTGAGGGCTGATGAGTCCACAGTGGAACAATTAGTTGGTAGGGTCAAAGTTCTCTATGACACCATAGTTGAGGAATTAAGGGGGAATGGGTGGGTAAGAGAAGTCGTGACACTAAATTTGGAGACCGGGGAGAGACAAACGGTGGCCGCTGACGAAGTTATTTTTTGCGTAGGTCACAGCCCAGAAACGAACCTTTTATCTCGCCTAGGGGTTCAACTTTCAGATAAAGGGGAGGTTATCGTTAACCGGAGGCAGGAGACAAATGTCCCAGGCGTCTTCGCCGCAGGGGATGTGACTGGCGGCGTCATGCGCCTCTCGGCAGCCATAGGGGAAGGAGTGATAGCCGCTCTGAGCGCTTATGAGTACTTGAGAAAGCCTTACTGGCGGAAGTAA
- the rpiA gene encoding ribose-5-phosphate isomerase RpiA yields the protein MEVEEEKKAAALAAVRHVRDGMILGVGSGSTVAFFIEVLASAVKKEKLEILCVPTSYQSAILLAEHGIPLTSLIEHPTLDLTVDGADEIDPNLNLIKGRGGALTLEKIVASSSEEMIVIADSSKLVEKLGVKTPVPVEVIPVAWKTVAAKLAKLGARVELRHGSGKVGPTVTDNGNFILDAKFPRIDDPGELEEKINNIPGVVENGLFVEIAKLAYLGRDKTLKRNGKT from the coding sequence GTGGAAGTTGAGGAAGAGAAGAAGGCTGCTGCGCTTGCAGCTGTCAGACACGTTAGGGATGGTATGATTTTGGGTGTTGGTTCCGGGTCTACTGTGGCCTTTTTCATAGAGGTTTTGGCGTCCGCTGTGAAGAAGGAGAAGTTGGAGATTTTATGCGTCCCCACGTCCTACCAATCGGCGATACTGTTAGCGGAGCACGGGATACCTTTAACGTCACTGATCGAGCACCCGACACTCGATTTGACTGTGGATGGAGCAGACGAAATAGACCCTAACCTTAACCTGATTAAGGGTAGAGGGGGAGCGCTCACTTTGGAAAAAATAGTGGCTTCTTCTTCCGAAGAGATGATAGTCATAGCTGATAGTTCGAAGCTGGTAGAGAAACTTGGCGTTAAAACGCCAGTACCTGTGGAAGTCATACCAGTGGCTTGGAAGACTGTCGCTGCGAAGCTGGCAAAGCTTGGGGCGAGAGTAGAGTTACGCCATGGGAGCGGAAAAGTTGGGCCGACGGTGACGGACAACGGGAACTTCATTCTTGACGCGAAGTTTCCCAGAATAGACGACCCCGGGGAGTTGGAGGAGAAGATAAACAATATACCGGGCGTAGTCGAGAACGGGCTTTTCGTTGAAATCGCGAAGTTGGCTTACTTAGGGCGAGACAAAACTTTGAAGAGGAACGGTAAAACATAG
- a CDS encoding ArgE/DapE family deacylase, producing MLRGKIMQEEYVFKIVVIGDGGVGKTSLILRLTRNVFPTSYRPTLGADFASYKIELDNKIVTLQLWDLGGQPSFAHLRSFFYTEAKGGVIVFDLTNVKSFENVEKWYDELTSVCGKVPVILVGNKHDLVNERRVPRYEAERVARKIGALYFETSAKTRYMVDQAFTAIARLVLGIKEEAKKAAPLVITEEVRKQLLNAVDEDKDYAIDLLRDLVSAQSVNPPGNERSAAEIVLSELYKIGAQTEVYEKVEGRTNVIGKMGEGEPRILLAAHLDVVVPGNGWIYPPFRATVKDDYVIGRGCVDAKGPLTSMLLALRAIKKLNIQLNGTVLLAATADEERTGELGIRYLLREEKLRADYAIVGGSTRSKCICVAERGVLRVKVTCKNRSTYASMSYKGANALQALVKLLSRISEIKFDVTPHPLMGGVSVEICNVQGGLVAGADPNKAEATIDIRYPPTVKEEEVFNRLMDAIRVTEGEDKGIEVTVETLILEPPTEVQQEHPLVQVLKKNIKEVTGEEAQVTSDREVMMVKACMLSGIPAVSFGPGEESQKHQPNERVSIKEVLEAAKVLALTIVDMLSQGK from the coding sequence ATGTTGAGAGGAAAAATAATGCAAGAAGAATACGTCTTCAAGATAGTTGTTATAGGCGATGGAGGTGTAGGGAAAACAAGCCTTATTCTGAGGCTCACAAGGAATGTTTTTCCGACCAGTTACCGCCCAACGCTGGGAGCAGACTTTGCCTCTTACAAGATAGAACTAGATAACAAGATAGTCACGTTGCAACTTTGGGATTTGGGTGGCCAGCCAAGCTTCGCTCACCTTCGCTCGTTTTTTTACACTGAGGCGAAGGGCGGAGTAATAGTTTTTGACCTAACCAATGTGAAAAGTTTCGAGAACGTTGAAAAGTGGTATGATGAGCTCACGAGCGTGTGTGGCAAGGTTCCAGTAATACTTGTGGGAAACAAACACGACCTAGTTAACGAAAGGCGTGTTCCAAGATATGAAGCAGAGCGCGTAGCAAGAAAGATTGGAGCATTGTACTTCGAAACGAGTGCGAAGACGAGGTACATGGTTGACCAAGCATTCACGGCCATCGCCAGGCTCGTCCTAGGAATTAAGGAGGAAGCGAAGAAGGCAGCTCCATTGGTTATAACGGAGGAAGTCAGAAAACAGCTCCTCAACGCCGTGGACGAAGATAAGGACTACGCCATTGACCTACTAAGAGACCTCGTGTCCGCACAGTCGGTTAACCCTCCTGGTAATGAAAGAAGCGCTGCGGAAATAGTGTTAAGTGAGCTGTACAAGATCGGAGCGCAAACAGAAGTGTACGAGAAAGTTGAGGGAAGAACGAACGTTATAGGTAAGATGGGGGAAGGAGAGCCCAGGATCTTGCTGGCCGCCCACCTCGACGTTGTAGTACCAGGGAACGGCTGGATATATCCGCCTTTCAGGGCTACTGTGAAGGACGATTATGTTATAGGGAGAGGGTGCGTGGACGCTAAAGGCCCCCTAACTTCCATGCTCCTAGCCCTCCGCGCAATCAAGAAGCTAAACATTCAACTTAATGGCACCGTGTTGCTTGCAGCTACGGCGGATGAAGAAAGGACAGGGGAGCTCGGAATAAGGTATCTTCTAAGAGAGGAGAAATTAAGGGCGGATTACGCGATAGTTGGAGGAAGCACGAGAAGCAAGTGTATATGCGTTGCGGAAAGAGGGGTGCTGCGGGTTAAAGTTACTTGTAAAAACCGATCGACTTACGCGTCCATGTCTTACAAGGGGGCAAATGCTCTACAGGCGTTAGTAAAGCTCCTATCGAGGATATCGGAAATCAAATTCGACGTGACACCACACCCTCTCATGGGAGGCGTGAGCGTAGAGATATGCAACGTGCAGGGAGGGCTTGTGGCTGGCGCTGATCCAAACAAGGCTGAGGCAACAATAGATATAAGGTATCCCCCAACGGTGAAAGAGGAGGAAGTGTTCAATCGCTTAATGGACGCCATAAGGGTCACAGAGGGGGAAGACAAGGGCATTGAGGTAACGGTTGAAACACTCATCTTGGAGCCTCCGACAGAAGTGCAGCAGGAGCATCCTTTAGTGCAGGTCTTGAAGAAGAACATTAAGGAGGTAACGGGAGAGGAGGCACAAGTGACGAGCGATAGGGAAGTCATGATGGTGAAAGCGTGCATGCTAAGCGGGATTCCTGCGGTTTCCTTCGGGCCAGGCGAAGAGAGCCAAAAACACCAACCGAACGAAAGGGTGTCAATTAAGGAAGTGCTAGAGGCAGCCAAAGTGCTCGCGTTAACCATAGTGGACATGCTTTCGCAAGGAAAATAA
- a CDS encoding NUDIX domain-containing protein, which produces MVVVVVEHSGKYLLVEEKEGFWALPGGRVEEGEEITEAARREVREETGYDVRIEGTVSIYQQVCHPSSPVIFAFKGEVEGRSGEGRLKFGWFTEEEVGEKAGYPETLELVRASKFRVKDIRKSGGFTVYL; this is translated from the coding sequence GTGGTTGTCGTCGTTGTTGAGCATTCGGGTAAATATCTTCTCGTGGAGGAGAAGGAAGGATTCTGGGCTCTCCCCGGAGGAAGAGTTGAAGAGGGAGAGGAAATCACAGAGGCGGCAAGGCGCGAGGTTAGGGAGGAGACCGGGTACGATGTGCGGATAGAGGGGACTGTGAGCATTTATCAACAAGTCTGCCACCCGTCATCTCCAGTGATATTCGCTTTCAAAGGTGAAGTTGAGGGAAGGAGCGGCGAGGGAAGACTGAAGTTTGGATGGTTCACCGAGGAGGAAGTCGGCGAAAAGGCAGGGTATCCTGAAACACTGGAACTCGTTAGAGCTTCCAAATTCAGAGTGAAAGATATCAGAAAGAGTGGTGGTTTCACTGTGTACCTCTAG
- a CDS encoding MBL fold metallo-hydrolase, whose product MELTFLGGCQTVGGSGIVISDGDTNILIDYGVYMGKKDNPMPERLPVDVDAVFLTHVHLDHAGGAPALFTDYCSREPPVYVTPPTRSLLPLLIEDMLKLKKLPFGRKEIDRLLRSTRVVNYGDTIKVNNLEVEIINAGHVPGAYSTLIKVDGKQIFYTSDFNMNRTRLVEKADFDGLKPDVVIMESTYALEEHPERFQTEREFVDAVLSVVEDGGVVLIPAFAFARSQEILCVLERYNVECNITIDGMTRDASRLLLQHPNYIRDYETLLRALSKCRWVRSFHDRVEAASRPGVIISTAGMLKGGPTLHYMRMLAKDYENAIFLVSFQVPGTPGRMLLDTGYFPLYGKLERVNAEVKFFNFSSHADRKQLHSFIESTADYSTIFFTVHGEKEACTTLAEEIEDKYGSQAINPKVGETYTL is encoded by the coding sequence TTGGAGTTAACGTTTCTCGGAGGATGCCAAACAGTAGGTGGTTCGGGAATCGTCATATCAGATGGTGACACGAACATATTAATTGATTATGGCGTCTACATGGGGAAGAAAGATAACCCCATGCCTGAACGGTTGCCTGTTGATGTAGACGCCGTTTTTTTGACACATGTTCACTTAGACCACGCTGGGGGGGCGCCCGCCCTTTTCACCGATTATTGCTCGAGGGAGCCGCCAGTTTACGTTACGCCTCCCACTCGGAGCCTGCTTCCACTACTCATAGAAGACATGCTGAAGCTGAAGAAGCTTCCCTTCGGAAGGAAGGAGATAGATAGACTTCTTAGAAGCACGCGCGTTGTAAACTACGGTGACACGATCAAAGTGAACAACTTAGAGGTGGAAATAATAAATGCAGGGCATGTTCCAGGAGCATACTCTACGCTAATCAAAGTGGACGGCAAACAGATTTTCTACACCTCAGACTTCAACATGAACAGGACGCGCCTTGTCGAAAAAGCTGACTTCGATGGACTGAAGCCCGATGTTGTCATAATGGAGAGCACGTACGCGTTAGAGGAGCATCCTGAAAGGTTTCAGACTGAGCGCGAATTTGTAGACGCAGTGCTCAGCGTCGTCGAGGATGGAGGAGTAGTTTTGATCCCGGCGTTCGCATTCGCTAGGTCACAGGAAATACTTTGCGTTCTTGAAAGGTATAACGTCGAGTGCAACATAACAATTGACGGGATGACGCGCGACGCGAGCCGTCTCCTCCTCCAACACCCAAACTACATAAGAGACTACGAAACCCTCCTTAGAGCGTTAAGCAAATGCCGGTGGGTGCGAAGCTTCCACGACAGGGTTGAAGCGGCCTCCCGCCCCGGTGTAATAATTTCAACTGCAGGAATGTTAAAAGGAGGCCCTACACTCCACTACATGAGGATGCTCGCGAAAGACTATGAAAACGCCATATTTCTCGTAAGCTTCCAAGTTCCAGGCACCCCTGGAAGAATGCTTCTGGACACAGGGTACTTCCCCCTTTACGGGAAGCTTGAACGCGTTAACGCAGAAGTCAAGTTCTTCAATTTCTCGTCACACGCTGACAGGAAGCAACTGCACTCCTTCATAGAGTCTACCGCCGACTACTCGACAATATTCTTCACGGTTCACGGTGAGAAAGAAGCGTGCACCACTCTGGCAGAAGAAATAGAGGATAAGTATGGTAGCCAAGCGATAAATCCTAAAGTTGGAGAGACTTACACGCTTTAA
- the nadC gene encoding carboxylating nicotinate-nucleotide diphosphorylase has protein sequence MNVIRNFLTFFLLEDLGFGDITSEAVIPEGVIVDAKIICKDEGVIAGVSEALELFKMVGVEATAKVRDGEKVKKGSVIMEIRGDAKTILSVERTVLNLMMTMSGVATETAKLVEKARRINEKVRIAGTRKTTPGFRYFEKKAIEIGGGDTHRLRLDDMVLIKDNHIKIVGSIAEAVRRAREKASFSKKIEVEVFTPDEALEAAVSGADAIMLDNMSVEEVEKTIRILEEHGLRDKVIIEVSGGIKPDNVEDYAALGVDVISAGHITHSSKSLDLSLDIVRIINKKAES, from the coding sequence GTGAATGTCATTAGAAACTTCCTAACATTTTTTCTACTTGAAGACTTAGGTTTTGGAGATATCACTAGTGAGGCAGTTATTCCAGAGGGAGTCATTGTTGATGCTAAAATCATTTGTAAGGATGAGGGAGTCATAGCAGGGGTATCAGAGGCCTTAGAACTTTTCAAAATGGTTGGGGTGGAGGCGACGGCGAAAGTCAGGGACGGTGAAAAGGTCAAGAAAGGGAGCGTCATAATGGAGATAAGGGGTGACGCCAAGACTATTTTAAGTGTTGAAAGAACAGTCCTCAACCTCATGATGACTATGAGCGGGGTGGCAACTGAGACAGCAAAGCTCGTGGAAAAAGCTAGGAGAATCAACGAAAAAGTCAGAATAGCTGGTACAAGGAAAACTACACCAGGGTTCAGATATTTCGAAAAGAAGGCCATAGAGATAGGCGGGGGAGACACACACAGGCTTCGCCTCGACGACATGGTCTTGATAAAGGACAACCATATCAAAATAGTTGGAAGTATAGCGGAAGCCGTCAGGCGCGCCAGAGAAAAAGCCAGTTTCTCGAAAAAGATAGAAGTGGAGGTTTTCACTCCGGACGAAGCTTTAGAGGCAGCTGTCTCGGGAGCTGACGCAATAATGCTCGACAACATGAGCGTGGAAGAAGTGGAGAAAACAATCCGAATTTTAGAGGAGCATGGATTAAGAGATAAAGTGATAATAGAGGTTTCGGGCGGAATCAAACCCGATAACGTAGAAGACTATGCTGCACTAGGCGTCGATGTGATCTCTGCTGGGCACATAACCCATTCGTCAAAATCCCTAGATTTAAGCTTAGACATAGTAAGAATTATAAATAAGAAAGCTGAAAGTTAA
- a CDS encoding nucleoside-diphosphate kinase — MEATLVILKPDATVRSFVGAYTIRAILDRGYKVTAFKWVEVTGELAEKHYEEHAGKPFFSWLTFYIRAAPVVAMKVEGEGVIQGIRSMLGATMAQKADPETIRGKYGIWGGVNVAHASDSPQTARRELELWITKAGLKEGGEGEAEEYAKSCNTIRDYTKKLRETCRTLSERKIDVNSARETIKKLLVEENPTAKLHHVLNLTEAIVQSCLSP, encoded by the coding sequence ATGGAAGCCACTTTGGTGATACTGAAACCTGACGCTACCGTAAGAAGTTTTGTTGGAGCCTACACTATCAGGGCAATATTGGACCGAGGGTACAAGGTGACTGCCTTCAAGTGGGTTGAAGTTACAGGTGAGCTTGCGGAGAAGCATTACGAAGAGCATGCAGGGAAGCCATTCTTCAGCTGGCTCACCTTCTACATTAGGGCAGCCCCAGTTGTGGCGATGAAAGTGGAAGGAGAAGGCGTAATACAGGGAATACGGAGCATGCTAGGTGCGACAATGGCTCAAAAAGCGGATCCAGAAACGATCAGAGGAAAGTACGGAATATGGGGTGGTGTGAATGTGGCGCACGCCTCTGATTCTCCTCAGACTGCGAGAAGAGAGCTAGAGCTCTGGATAACTAAGGCGGGGTTAAAGGAGGGCGGAGAAGGGGAAGCGGAGGAGTACGCCAAATCATGTAATACCATAAGAGACTACACTAAGAAGCTTAGGGAGACATGTAGAACCCTCTCTGAAAGAAAAATAGACGTCAACAGCGCGCGGGAGACCATAAAAAAGCTCCTCGTAGAAGAGAATCCTACGGCAAAGCTTCACCATGTACTCAACTTAACAGAAGCAATAGTTCAAAGCTGCCTTTCCCCTTAG
- a CDS encoding 50S ribosomal protein L24e: MVVGLKKYTCSFCGRDIEPGTGINFVRRDGVVLHFCSSKCRKNMLDLGRKPRKIKWTNFYEKGKSGQ; this comes from the coding sequence GTGGTGGTTGGATTGAAGAAGTACACTTGCTCCTTCTGTGGTAGGGACATAGAGCCGGGAACCGGTATCAACTTTGTGAGACGTGACGGAGTGGTGCTGCACTTTTGCTCAAGCAAGTGCAGAAAGAATATGCTGGACTTGGGCAGGAAGCCGAGGAAAATCAAGTGGACAAACTTCTACGAGAAAGGGAAGAGCGGTCAGTAG
- a CDS encoding glycosyltransferase encodes MKVYFAPNGMALGHAGRCLPIAKRLRELGAQILFSTYGDAVEFISALRLPVVKVPEIKLVEGRDGTIEMLQTSIRWPKYLLTFIKQLVCEIRNIKGFKPDVVVSDSRLSPILASILLGVPCVLLLHQIKLLIPHKKPLGKVKMKIKSFGEHIILCILWLMWSRSTSMLVPDFPFPYTVAKEHLKIPVKFLRRVKFVGQIIDKLPHELPSKEEAKRMLGFDERPLIYVGISGTRIERDSLNALLLDIISRLPEKYQVIMSMGYPGEVKEVFRKDGVRVYNWIPDRYLVLKACDVVVSRSGHNTIAESMYYGVPSILIPTPAHTEHEMNARSAEAMGIAKVIRQKDLNRETLLKAISDILEDGSYRERAARIQKEILKNNSVDLVVREIISLSNAREGTS; translated from the coding sequence ATGAAAGTGTACTTCGCTCCTAATGGCATGGCTTTGGGGCATGCAGGTAGATGTCTCCCCATAGCTAAAAGGTTGAGGGAGCTTGGTGCGCAAATTTTGTTTTCCACGTATGGGGACGCCGTCGAGTTTATTTCAGCTCTAAGACTGCCGGTAGTTAAGGTCCCGGAGATAAAATTGGTTGAGGGGAGAGACGGAACTATTGAAATGCTACAGACGAGCATAAGGTGGCCCAAGTACCTTTTAACATTTATAAAACAGCTTGTGTGCGAGATAAGGAACATTAAAGGGTTTAAACCAGATGTGGTTGTTTCAGACTCACGTCTTTCGCCTATTCTCGCATCCATTCTGCTAGGGGTTCCATGTGTCCTTCTCCTACACCAGATTAAGCTTCTCATACCGCACAAGAAGCCCTTGGGCAAGGTTAAAATGAAAATCAAGTCGTTTGGCGAGCACATTATCCTTTGCATCTTGTGGCTCATGTGGAGTAGGAGCACCTCGATGCTCGTTCCCGATTTCCCATTTCCATACACTGTAGCTAAGGAGCACTTGAAAATACCTGTGAAATTTTTGAGGAGAGTAAAATTCGTAGGGCAAATAATTGACAAGTTACCCCATGAGCTTCCAAGCAAGGAGGAAGCCAAGCGCATGCTGGGTTTCGACGAGCGCCCCTTAATTTACGTCGGGATATCTGGAACCAGAATCGAGAGAGATTCTCTAAATGCTTTATTGCTGGACATTATCTCTAGGCTCCCTGAAAAATATCAAGTGATAATGAGCATGGGATACCCGGGGGAAGTGAAAGAGGTCTTTAGAAAGGATGGCGTGAGGGTTTACAACTGGATCCCCGACAGATACCTCGTTCTCAAAGCGTGCGATGTTGTTGTCTCCAGATCTGGGCATAACACTATTGCTGAGTCCATGTACTACGGTGTCCCCTCCATACTCATTCCGACGCCGGCGCATACAGAGCATGAAATGAACGCCCGTTCTGCTGAGGCTATGGGTATCGCGAAAGTGATACGCCAAAAAGACCTCAACCGTGAAACCCTCCTAAAGGCAATAAGCGATATTCTGGAAGATGGCTCGTACCGTGAGAGAGCCGCACGCATTCAGAAAGAGATACTTAAGAATAACTCGGTTGATTTGGTGGTACGAGAAATAATCTCGCTTTCCAATGCCAGGGAGGGAACCTCGTGA
- a CDS encoding GTP-binding protein, with the protein MAADYAYLFKVVIVGDGGVGKTSITRRFSEGVFQESYKMTVGVDFAVKSIEVDTHLGRKVVKFQIWDQSGQDRFSHIRQLYYRGAVGGFCVYDLTKVESFERLPLWIKEVRTHCGSVPLILIGNKRDMPRAVPLEDALEFAIKNNMLYFETSAKTGLNINEAFADLARMIIFKKSSQGSQEGKI; encoded by the coding sequence ATGGCGGCGGATTACGCGTACTTGTTTAAGGTTGTGATAGTTGGCGACGGTGGCGTTGGAAAAACTTCTATAACGAGGCGGTTTAGTGAGGGTGTATTCCAGGAAAGTTACAAGATGACGGTTGGTGTCGACTTCGCCGTGAAGAGTATCGAGGTGGACACTCACCTCGGGAGGAAAGTGGTTAAATTTCAGATCTGGGACCAAAGCGGGCAGGACAGGTTCAGCCACATCAGGCAGCTGTATTACAGGGGTGCGGTTGGCGGCTTCTGCGTCTACGATTTGACCAAAGTAGAGAGTTTTGAGAGACTGCCTTTATGGATCAAAGAGGTTAGAACTCATTGTGGTAGTGTGCCGTTAATCCTTATCGGGAACAAGCGTGATATGCCCCGAGCTGTCCCCCTAGAAGACGCGCTCGAGTTCGCCATAAAGAATAATATGCTGTACTTCGAAACTAGCGCTAAAACGGGCTTGAACATAAACGAGGCTTTCGCCGACTTAGCTAGGATGATTATATTTAAGAAGAGTAGTCAGGGCTCGCAGGAGGGAAAAATTTAA